The following proteins are co-located in the Thermus thermophilus HB8 genome:
- a CDS encoding alpha-amylase family glycosyl hydrolase has product MSWWQRAVIYQVYPRSFQDTNGDGVGDLEGIRRRLPYLKSLGVDALWLSPFYKSPMKDFGYDVADYCDVDPVFGTLQDFDRLLEEAHALGLKVLVDLVPNHTSSEHPWFLESRASRNSPKRDWYIWKDPAPDGGPPNNWQSFFGGPAWTLDEATGQYYLHLFLPEQPDLNWRNPEVREAIKEVMRFWLRRGVDGFRVDVLWLLGKDPLFRDEPGSPLWRPGLPDRARHEHLYTEDQPETYAYVREMRQVLDEFSEPGRERVMVGEIYLPLPRLVRYYAAGCHLPFNFSLVTEGLSDWRPENLARIVETYEGLLSRWDWPNWVLGNHDQPRLASRLGEPQARVAAMLLFTLRGTPTWYYGDELALPNGLIPPEKVQDPAALRQRDREPTAYHTLGRDPERTPMPWDASPYGGFSTVEPWLPLNPDYRTRNVAAQEKDPRSMLHLVKRLIALRKDPDLLYGAYRTYRAREGVYAYLRGEGWLVALNLTEKEKALELPRGGRVVLSTHLDREERVGERLFLRPDEGVAVRLD; this is encoded by the coding sequence TGGCTTTCCCCCTTCTACAAAAGCCCCATGAAGGACTTCGGCTACGACGTGGCCGACTACTGCGACGTGGACCCCGTCTTCGGGACCCTTCAGGACTTTGACCGCCTCCTAGAGGAGGCCCACGCCCTGGGGCTTAAGGTCCTCGTGGACCTGGTGCCGAACCACACCTCCAGCGAGCACCCCTGGTTCCTGGAGTCCCGCGCCTCCCGGAATAGCCCCAAGCGGGACTGGTACATCTGGAAAGACCCTGCCCCGGACGGCGGCCCCCCCAACAACTGGCAGAGCTTCTTCGGCGGCCCCGCCTGGACCCTGGACGAGGCCACGGGCCAGTACTACCTCCACCTTTTCCTCCCCGAGCAGCCCGACCTCAACTGGCGCAATCCCGAGGTGCGGGAGGCGATCAAGGAGGTCATGCGCTTCTGGCTCAGGAGGGGGGTGGACGGCTTCCGGGTGGACGTGCTCTGGCTTCTGGGCAAGGACCCGCTCTTCCGGGACGAGCCGGGAAGCCCCCTTTGGCGGCCCGGCCTTCCTGACCGGGCCCGGCACGAGCACCTCTACACCGAGGACCAGCCGGAGACCTACGCCTACGTGCGGGAGATGCGCCAGGTCCTGGACGAGTTCTCCGAGCCGGGGAGGGAGCGGGTGATGGTGGGGGAGATCTACCTGCCCTTGCCCCGCCTGGTGCGCTACTACGCCGCCGGGTGCCACCTGCCCTTCAACTTCAGCCTCGTCACCGAGGGGCTTTCCGACTGGCGGCCCGAGAACCTGGCCCGGATCGTGGAGACCTACGAGGGCCTCCTCTCCCGCTGGGACTGGCCCAACTGGGTCCTGGGCAACCACGACCAGCCCCGCCTCGCCTCCCGCCTGGGGGAGCCCCAGGCCCGGGTCGCGGCCATGCTCCTCTTCACCTTGAGGGGCACCCCCACCTGGTACTACGGGGACGAGCTCGCCCTGCCCAACGGCCTCATCCCCCCGGAGAAGGTGCAAGACCCCGCGGCCCTAAGGCAGAGGGACCGGGAGCCCACCGCCTACCACACCCTGGGCCGGGACCCCGAGCGGACGCCCATGCCCTGGGACGCCTCCCCCTACGGGGGGTTTTCCACGGTGGAGCCCTGGCTTCCCCTGAACCCCGACTACAGGACGCGGAACGTGGCCGCCCAGGAGAAGGATCCCCGCTCCATGCTCCACCTGGTTAAGCGCCTCATCGCCTTGAGGAAGGACCCCGACCTTCTCTACGGGGCCTACCGCACCTACCGGGCGAGGGAGGGGGTCTACGCCTACCTCCGGGGGGAGGGGTGGCTTGTGGCCCTGAACCTCACGGAGAAGGAAAAGGCCCTGGAGCTTCCCCGCGGGGGGAGGGTGGTCCTTTCCACCCACCTGGACCGGGAGGAAAGGGTGGGGGAGAGGCTCTTCTTGCGGCCCGACGAGGGCGTGGCGGTGCGGCTAGACTAG